The Sphingobacterium bambusae genome includes a window with the following:
- a CDS encoding PASTA domain-containing protein, producing MSKLLLYLKTDAFRKNLIAAFVVVLLLFLVIYFGLRAYTKHGVAIEVPQVKGMQIDEAIRVLEKADLEYYIDSVYQMDMKPGLVIEQDPEPSSHVKTGRTIYLTIITQVPPDVAFPDIIDKTFIEASAMLRNQSLKVGDTVYVSDIARDVVLDVKFAGQPLKAGRMVPKGSKITLVLGNGRGASEVELPNLIGFSLEEARFALTGVGLNVGTLTYSGSVLDSLSAKVISQQPDSTAGFVGIGTAVNLTLSN from the coding sequence ATGTCAAAACTGTTGTTGTATCTGAAAACAGATGCTTTTCGAAAAAATCTAATCGCGGCTTTTGTCGTTGTCCTTCTTTTATTTTTGGTTATCTATTTCGGATTACGGGCTTACACCAAGCATGGCGTTGCGATCGAGGTTCCTCAGGTGAAAGGCATGCAGATTGACGAGGCAATTCGAGTTTTGGAGAAAGCTGATCTTGAATATTATATAGACTCCGTTTATCAAATGGACATGAAGCCCGGCTTAGTTATCGAGCAAGATCCTGAGCCGAGTTCCCATGTAAAAACAGGACGTACGATCTACCTAACCATTATCACGCAGGTACCGCCGGACGTTGCTTTTCCAGACATTATTGACAAAACATTTATCGAAGCGTCCGCTATGCTTCGTAACCAATCGCTAAAAGTTGGCGATACGGTCTACGTTTCTGATATCGCGCGCGACGTAGTGTTGGATGTAAAATTTGCAGGACAACCGCTGAAAGCAGGAAGAATGGTTCCTAAAGGATCGAAGATCACGTTGGTTTTAGGAAATGGTCGTGGTGCTAGCGAGGTGGAACTCCCCAATTTAATAGGATTTTCATTGGAAGAGGCTCGTTTTGCTTTGACAGGCGTGGGACTAAACGTCGGCACATTGACTTACAGCGGCTCGGTGCTGGACTCGTTGAGTGCCAAAGTTATCAGTCAACAACCGGATAGTACGGCTGGTTTTGTAGGCATTGGCACAGCCGTGAACTTAACATTATCAAATTAA
- the mltG gene encoding endolytic transglycosylase MltG, with amino-acid sequence MSDKKRGFPKFLKIVLLLMLVGGIVVGYLGYQAFLGSSVTKNEPYLYVHTGDSYADVLKQLEEKNIVTNVQFFDYVAKAMDYPSAVKPGKYKLTEGLSNRRLIGNLRGGYQEAVKFRFENIRLKENFAALLGKNFEADSVSFLNILQNNAVAESYGFTEANFFSMFIPNTYEIYWNTSPDKIVARFHDEYNTFWNTERKEKAAALNLTPQEVSVLASIVKGEALHRDEMPKIAGLYLNRLKRGILLQADPTVIFANNDFSIRRVLNKHLTIDNPYNTYRFKGLPPGPIMLPSIAAIDAVLNYAKHDYIYMCAKDDFSGYHNFAVTQAEHLVNARKFQRALDARNIKK; translated from the coding sequence ATGAGCGATAAAAAAAGAGGTTTTCCAAAATTTTTAAAAATTGTACTGCTTTTAATGTTAGTAGGTGGTATTGTGGTCGGCTACCTAGGCTATCAAGCATTTCTTGGTTCCAGTGTAACTAAAAATGAGCCCTACTTGTATGTTCACACCGGCGACAGCTACGCTGATGTGTTAAAGCAGTTAGAAGAAAAGAACATCGTTACAAATGTACAGTTCTTCGACTACGTCGCTAAAGCTATGGACTATCCGAGTGCTGTGAAACCTGGAAAGTACAAATTGACGGAAGGTCTATCCAACAGGAGGCTTATCGGCAACTTGCGTGGAGGTTATCAAGAGGCTGTAAAATTCCGGTTCGAGAATATCCGTTTGAAAGAGAATTTTGCAGCATTGCTGGGGAAGAACTTCGAAGCCGACTCCGTTTCTTTTCTAAATATTTTGCAAAATAATGCCGTTGCGGAGTCCTATGGTTTTACGGAAGCAAACTTCTTTAGCATGTTTATCCCAAATACCTACGAGATATACTGGAACACCTCGCCGGACAAGATTGTAGCACGTTTCCACGATGAGTACAATACGTTTTGGAACACCGAAAGAAAAGAGAAGGCAGCTGCTTTAAACCTAACGCCTCAAGAGGTGAGTGTTTTGGCTTCCATTGTCAAGGGAGAGGCATTGCATAGAGATGAGATGCCGAAAATAGCCGGTCTTTATCTCAACCGCCTGAAGCGAGGCATCCTGCTGCAAGCAGATCCTACCGTGATCTTTGCGAATAATGATTTCAGTATCCGTCGGGTGCTTAACAAACACCTGACAATAGACAATCCTTACAACACATACCGTTTTAAAGGATTGCCTCCAGGCCCTATCATGTTGCCCAGCATCGCTGCGATTGATGCTGTTTTAAACTATGCAAAGCACGACTACATCTATATGTGTGCAAAAGATGATTTTTCGGGATACCACAATTTTGCCGTTACACAAGCAGAACATTTGGTCAACGCCCGAAAATTCCAACGTGCGCTAGACGCCCGTAATATCAAGAAATAA
- a CDS encoding acyl-CoA thioesterase: MFTHETTLRTRYAETDQMGYVYYGNYASYYEVARTEMLRSTGISYRELEEMGVMLPVTDLTCKYMQPARYDDLITIKTYIREKPNVRIKFEYEVFNENGVLLNTGSTQLVFVDMEKKRPCKAPQIFQEKIAPYFSV; the protein is encoded by the coding sequence ATGTTTACACACGAGACCACATTAAGGACAAGATATGCAGAGACGGATCAAATGGGCTATGTGTATTATGGAAATTACGCATCTTACTATGAGGTAGCGCGTACAGAGATGTTAAGAAGTACAGGAATTTCCTACAGAGAACTCGAAGAAATGGGGGTTATGCTTCCTGTGACCGATCTTACCTGCAAGTATATGCAGCCCGCTCGTTACGACGATTTGATCACCATAAAAACCTACATCCGCGAGAAGCCCAACGTGCGTATCAAATTTGAGTATGAGGTTTTTAACGAAAATGGCGTACTTTTGAACACCGGCTCAACGCAACTTGTTTTTGTTGACATGGAAAAAAAACGGCCGTGCAAAGCTCCACAAATATTTCAGGAAAAAATTGCGCCTTACTTTAGTGTTTAA
- a CDS encoding YihY/virulence factor BrkB family protein yields the protein MQKNIHSSLLRIKIYDRFIEWTKVAIIPGFGSLPLYTVFSFFFQEIARESILNKASSLAYNFMLAIFPGILFLFTLIPYIPVDNFQQKLLDLIQVALPHNAYEFLQATLIDIVKNQNSGLLSVGFLLATFFATNGMTTLMMAFNKASLAKEKRSWLRRRIAAIGLSFAIILALATGIGIFTGAGFIINYLKKQIDYDISWFWTFIVTLSRWIVLFGIYFITVSILYKFGPSDAKKWKFLNAGASLATILAILTFTGFTFYIDNFGAYNKLYGSIGTLIVVMIWMYLNSLILLIGFELNAAIALSKQSIKIVKPRVYNSFKAEE from the coding sequence ATGCAGAAGAACATACATAGCTCCCTTTTACGCATCAAGATTTACGATAGGTTTATTGAATGGACAAAGGTGGCTATTATCCCAGGATTTGGTTCTCTTCCGCTATATACGGTGTTCAGTTTTTTCTTTCAAGAAATCGCGCGCGAATCTATCCTCAATAAGGCGTCATCCTTGGCTTACAACTTTATGTTGGCTATCTTTCCCGGTATTCTGTTTTTGTTTACCCTCATCCCTTACATACCGGTAGACAACTTCCAACAGAAGCTACTGGACCTGATCCAGGTTGCACTGCCGCATAATGCCTATGAATTTCTGCAAGCCACGCTAATCGATATCGTCAAGAACCAAAATTCAGGTTTGTTGTCTGTCGGTTTTTTGTTGGCAACCTTTTTTGCTACCAACGGCATGACCACCTTAATGATGGCCTTTAACAAGGCGTCTCTTGCTAAAGAAAAGAGATCTTGGCTACGTCGTCGGATTGCTGCAATAGGCCTATCTTTTGCTATTATCTTGGCTTTGGCGACGGGTATCGGTATTTTCACGGGAGCAGGCTTTATCATCAATTATCTCAAGAAACAGATCGACTACGATATATCTTGGTTTTGGACATTCATTGTCACTTTATCCCGCTGGATTGTCCTCTTTGGTATATATTTTATTACCGTAAGCATCTTGTACAAATTTGGGCCAAGTGATGCGAAGAAATGGAAGTTTCTAAATGCCGGCGCGAGTTTGGCAACTATTTTGGCCATCTTGACTTTCACCGGCTTTACCTTTTACATTGACAATTTCGGCGCGTACAACAAACTGTATGGATCGATCGGTACATTGATTGTCGTGATGATTTGGATGTACCTAAATTCCTTGATCCTTTTAATAGGATTTGAACTCAACGCCGCTATCGCGCTATCCAAACAAAGCATTAAAATTGTTAAGCCACGCGTCTACAATTCATTTAAAGCTGAGGAGTAG
- the rpsA gene encoding 30S ribosomal protein S1, with product MAKKQEAEKELAAKNAELQGADTKVVKDTETIESEADSKLIDEIKSNTWSTPQGDFDWDLDEKAFGNYSEAERNKLEEQYAGTFNQINQGEIIEGIVVSINNKDVVLNVGFKSDGLVALSEFRDLPDLKVGDAVDVFVESQEDANGQLVLSRKRAKTQKSWEAINDALENDAIIDGFVKSRTKGGLIVDIKGVEAFLPGSQIDIKPIRDYDVYVGKTMEFKVVKINHEFKNVVVSHKVLIEDDLENQKSEIVAKLEKGQVLEGTVKNITDFGVFIDLGGVDGLLHITDISWGRIEHPKEVLALDQTINVVVLDFDDEKKRIALGLKQLSEHPWESLSTDLAVGSKVKGKIVTVADYGAFLEIIPGVEGLIHVSEMSWSQNLRSPQEFLKVSDEIEAEILTLDREERKMSLGIKQLTPDPWKNITERYPVGSKQSAVVKNMTNFGVFVELEDGIDGLIHISDLSWSKKINHPNEFTKVGEKLEVVVLELDEENRKLSLGHKQLEENPWDTFETIFTEGSVHEGTVIKVGDKGDIVALQYGVEGFCPNKHSVKEDGSALKVDEVTEFKIIEFNKENKRLVISHSRIWEDQKAEARIEEFNARKKEAKAANSAVKKVKESVEKSTLGDLDVLAQLKEQMEGDEKKSK from the coding sequence ATGGCAAAAAAACAAGAAGCAGAAAAAGAGTTAGCGGCGAAAAACGCAGAGCTACAAGGTGCTGACACTAAAGTAGTGAAAGACACTGAAACAATCGAGTCTGAAGCAGATTCAAAATTGATCGACGAAATCAAATCTAACACATGGAGCACACCACAAGGTGACTTCGACTGGGATTTGGACGAAAAAGCTTTCGGTAACTACAGCGAAGCTGAGCGTAACAAATTGGAAGAGCAGTACGCAGGTACATTCAACCAAATTAACCAAGGGGAGATTATTGAAGGTATTGTAGTATCTATCAATAACAAAGATGTGGTTTTAAACGTCGGTTTCAAATCAGACGGTCTTGTAGCATTATCTGAGTTCCGCGACTTACCTGACTTGAAAGTTGGTGATGCGGTTGACGTATTCGTAGAATCTCAGGAAGATGCGAACGGTCAATTGGTATTATCACGCAAACGTGCTAAAACACAAAAATCTTGGGAAGCTATCAACGATGCATTGGAAAATGATGCAATCATCGATGGTTTCGTAAAATCTCGTACTAAAGGTGGTTTAATCGTTGACATCAAAGGTGTAGAAGCATTCTTACCTGGATCTCAAATCGACATCAAACCTATCCGTGATTACGATGTTTACGTTGGTAAAACAATGGAATTCAAAGTGGTAAAAATCAACCACGAATTCAAGAACGTTGTTGTATCACACAAAGTATTGATCGAAGACGATTTAGAAAACCAAAAATCAGAAATCGTTGCAAAACTTGAGAAAGGTCAAGTATTGGAAGGAACTGTTAAGAATATCACAGACTTCGGTGTATTCATCGACTTAGGTGGTGTTGACGGTTTACTTCACATTACAGATATCTCTTGGGGACGCATCGAGCATCCAAAAGAAGTATTGGCTTTAGACCAAACAATCAACGTTGTTGTTCTTGACTTTGATGACGAGAAAAAACGTATCGCTTTAGGTTTGAAACAATTGTCAGAGCACCCTTGGGAGTCTTTGAGCACAGATTTGGCTGTAGGCTCTAAGGTTAAAGGTAAAATCGTAACTGTTGCAGATTACGGTGCTTTCCTTGAAATCATCCCTGGTGTTGAAGGTTTGATCCACGTTTCTGAAATGTCTTGGTCTCAAAACCTACGTTCACCACAAGAATTCTTGAAAGTAAGCGACGAAATCGAAGCTGAAATCTTGACTTTAGATCGTGAAGAGCGTAAAATGAGCTTAGGTATCAAACAATTGACTCCTGATCCTTGGAAAAACATCACTGAGCGTTACCCTGTAGGTTCTAAGCAATCTGCTGTTGTTAAAAACATGACTAACTTCGGTGTATTTGTTGAACTTGAAGACGGTATCGACGGTTTGATCCACATCTCTGACTTATCTTGGTCTAAGAAAATCAACCACCCTAACGAATTCACTAAAGTAGGTGAAAAATTAGAAGTTGTTGTTCTTGAGCTTGATGAAGAAAACCGCAAATTATCTTTAGGTCACAAACAATTAGAAGAAAATCCTTGGGATACTTTCGAAACCATCTTCACAGAAGGTTCCGTACACGAAGGTACAGTAATCAAAGTTGGTGACAAAGGTGATATCGTAGCTTTACAATATGGTGTTGAAGGCTTCTGCCCGAACAAACACTCCGTTAAAGAAGACGGTTCTGCGTTGAAAGTTGATGAAGTTACTGAATTTAAAATCATCGAATTCAACAAAGAAAACAAACGCTTAGTAATCTCTCACTCACGTATTTGGGAAGACCAAAAAGCAGAAGCTCGTATCGAAGAGTTCAATGCTCGTAAGAAAGAAGCAAAAGCAGCTAATTCAGCCGTTAAAAAAGTAAAAGAATCTGTTGAGAAATCTACTTTGGGTGATTTAGACGTTCTTGCTCAATTGAAAGAGCAAATGGAAGGTGACGAAAAGAAATCTAAATAA
- a CDS encoding metallophosphoesterase family protein, which translates to MRFSTILISILLLFSAVIFGSCKRNFQYSVLEVKPLASDLNNKAIAELAKRNPKGKFSFLIISDTQIAYDELEAFVKHANKIPDDSIAFVLHGGDFTDYGANFEYNLYYDDIKKLKFPVIGTIGNHDMLGNGRTIFQHYFGTEDFTFTYGNTAFIVFNSNSREVAFDGSIPNLNWIEKATRDFKEMKNIIYLSHIAPISFDFDQEKTQMLADIFVKTSNTRLSIHGHSHSFDYREFFDDGFPYLVAPTLLKRSYVKVDVADTTVTVHELFY; encoded by the coding sequence ATGCGATTTTCCACCATCTTAATATCTATTTTACTCCTATTTAGTGCTGTTATTTTTGGTTCCTGCAAGCGGAATTTTCAATACTCGGTGCTGGAAGTGAAACCGCTGGCAAGCGATCTCAATAACAAAGCGATTGCAGAGCTCGCAAAACGCAATCCCAAGGGTAAATTCTCCTTTCTGATTATTTCGGATACACAAATCGCGTACGATGAATTGGAGGCTTTTGTGAAACATGCCAACAAGATCCCAGACGATAGCATCGCCTTTGTGCTACATGGTGGAGATTTCACAGACTACGGTGCCAATTTTGAATACAACCTGTATTACGATGATATCAAAAAATTGAAATTCCCTGTAATCGGAACCATCGGCAATCACGACATGCTGGGCAATGGACGCACCATTTTCCAGCATTATTTTGGTACCGAAGACTTCACGTTTACCTATGGAAACACCGCGTTTATTGTCTTTAACTCAAATTCTAGGGAAGTAGCTTTTGACGGTAGCATTCCAAACCTGAACTGGATCGAAAAGGCCACGAGGGATTTTAAAGAGATGAAAAATATCATCTATCTCTCGCATATTGCTCCAATCTCCTTTGATTTCGATCAGGAAAAAACGCAAATGCTAGCAGACATCTTCGTAAAAACCAGTAATACGCGTCTTTCCATACACGGGCATTCACACTCTTTCGACTATCGGGAATTCTTCGATGATGGTTTTCCTTATCTCGTAGCGCCGACACTATTAAAGCGATCTTATGTAAAAGTTGATGTTGCAGATACCACTGTGACCGTACACGAATTATTTTATTAA
- a CDS encoding pirin family protein translates to MSNIDFILEEKAADIGNFLVGRLLPFRQKRSIGPFVFIDHMGPACLADYENLDVPPHPHIGLSTLTYLFDGAMMHRDSIGTEIEIQPGAVNWMTGGKGVTHSERTPDYLRKQDKFLHGLQIWVALPKELEFMDPEFFHVEAKDIPAWEEDAVHYKLIAGEAFGHKSAVPVYSPLYMIEIKSSEEKKIDIGTHLFGESGLYILEGEIENQGHAYGSKQILITKDAHLCSFTMKANTTVYIFGGEPFPEERFIFWNFVATDKATIEQAKEDWQNHRFPKVINDDGYVPLPEPKIR, encoded by the coding sequence ATGTCGAATATTGATTTTATACTGGAAGAGAAAGCTGCTGATATAGGTAATTTTTTGGTTGGTCGTCTATTGCCATTTCGCCAAAAAAGATCCATCGGACCATTTGTGTTTATCGATCATATGGGGCCTGCCTGCTTGGCGGATTATGAAAATTTGGACGTCCCGCCTCATCCGCATATTGGCTTGTCTACATTGACCTATCTATTTGATGGCGCCATGATGCATAGAGATAGTATCGGCACGGAAATAGAAATACAACCCGGCGCCGTAAACTGGATGACGGGAGGCAAAGGCGTTACCCATTCGGAACGTACACCGGATTATTTGCGTAAACAGGATAAATTCTTGCACGGATTGCAGATTTGGGTTGCTCTTCCGAAGGAGTTAGAATTTATGGATCCCGAGTTTTTTCATGTCGAGGCAAAGGACATTCCCGCTTGGGAAGAAGATGCTGTGCACTATAAATTGATTGCGGGTGAAGCATTCGGCCATAAATCGGCTGTACCGGTATATTCCCCGTTATATATGATCGAGATCAAGTCGTCCGAAGAGAAGAAAATCGATATTGGAACTCATCTGTTTGGCGAAAGCGGACTGTATATTTTGGAGGGTGAGATCGAAAATCAAGGACATGCCTATGGTTCAAAGCAAATACTGATTACCAAGGACGCACACCTCTGTTCTTTCACGATGAAAGCGAACACCACCGTTTATATATTCGGCGGAGAGCCTTTTCCCGAAGAACGCTTCATTTTTTGGAACTTTGTGGCTACGGATAAAGCAACAATTGAACAGGCCAAAGAAGATTGGCAAAACCACCGCTTTCCAAAAGTGATAAATGACGATGGCTATGTACCTTTACCGGAGCCTAAAATAAGATAG